Proteins from a single region of Antechinus flavipes isolate AdamAnt ecotype Samford, QLD, Australia chromosome 2, AdamAnt_v2, whole genome shotgun sequence:
- the MAFB gene encoding transcription factor MafB — translation MAGELSIGPELPTSPLAMEYVNDFDLMKFDVKKEPLSRAERPGRHCTRLQPAGSVSSTPISTPCSSVPSSPSFSPTEQKTHLEDLYWMANSYQQMNPEALNLTPEDAVEALIGSHQVPQQLQGFENFRAHHHHHHQHQHHHHQYPGVSHEDLTNGGHPHHHHHHHQASPTPSTSSTSSQQLPNNHPAAHPASSSVEDRFSDDQLVSMSVRELNRHLRGFTKDEVIRLKQKRRTLKNRGYAQSCRYKRVQQKHHLENEKTQLIQQVEQLKQEVSRLARERDAYKLKCEKLASNGFREAGSTSDNPSSPEFFM, via the coding sequence ATGGCTGGAGAGCTGAGCATCGGCCCAGAGCTGCCCACCAGCCCGCTGGCCATGGAGTACGTGAACGACTTCGACCTCATGAAGTTTGATGTGAAAAAGGAGCCCCTAAGCCGGGCAGAGCGCCCTGGACGTCACTGCACTCGTCTGCAGCCTGCGGGGTCGGTATCGTCCACCCCCATCAGCACTCCTTGCAGCTCTGTGCCCTCGTCGCCCAGCTTCAGCCCCACTGAGCAGAAGACGCACCTGGAAGACCTGTACTGGATGGCCAACAGCTACCAGCAGATGAACCCGGAGGCTCTCAACCTGACCCCCGAGGATGCGGTGGAGGCTCTGATTGGTTCCCACCAGGTCCCCCAGCAGCTGCAGGGCTTCGAGAACTTCCGggcccaccaccaccaccatcaccaacaTCAGCACCATCACCATCAATACCCTGGAGTCAGCCACGAAGACCTGACTAACGGAGGACAtcctcaccatcatcatcatcatcaccaagcGTCCCCCACCCCTTCGACTTCCTCCACTTCATCCCAGCAGCTGCCCAATAACCACCCGGCGGCGCACCCAGCCTCTAGCAGCGTGGAAGACCGCTTCTCGGACGACCAGCTGGTGTCCATGTCGGTAAGGGAGCTGAACCGGCACCTGCGAGGCTTCACCAAGGACGAGGTGATCCGCCTCAAGCAGAAGAGGAGGACCTTGAAGAACCGGGGCTACGCCCAGTCCTGCAGGTATAAACGAGTCCAGCAGAAACACCACCTGGAAAACGAGAAGACCCAACTCATCCAGCAGGTGGAACAGCTCAAGCAGGAGGTGTCCCGGCTGGCCCGCGAGAGAGATGCTTACAAGCTGAAATGCGAGAAACTTGCCAGCAATGGCTTCAGGGAGGCCGGCTCCACCAGCGACAACCCCTCCTCTCCAGAGTTCTTCATGTGA